From one Butyricimonas faecihominis genomic stretch:
- a CDS encoding RNA polymerase sigma factor, whose protein sequence is MTRTEYNRAVDHFSDGVYRFILKMCKSKEMAEDVVQDSFMKLWEEVGHIAYDKAKSFLFSTAYHRMIDVLRRETKFGDIETVADRAGEVREEYTGLQEILNIALEKLPPVQKTVILLRDYEAYSYGEIAGITGLNESQVKVYIFRARAFMKAYIRRPDVVV, encoded by the coding sequence ATGACTAGAACCGAGTATAACCGGGCCGTGGACCATTTCTCCGATGGTGTGTATCGTTTTATCCTTAAAATGTGCAAGTCGAAGGAGATGGCGGAAGATGTCGTGCAAGATAGTTTCATGAAACTTTGGGAGGAAGTGGGGCATATCGCTTACGATAAGGCAAAGTCTTTTCTTTTCAGCACGGCGTATCACAGGATGATTGACGTCTTACGGCGGGAAACGAAGTTTGGGGATATTGAGACCGTGGCAGACCGGGCCGGGGAGGTGCGGGAGGAATACACGGGGTTACAAGAAATATTGAATATAGCCTTGGAAAAGTTGCCCCCGGTGCAGAAAACGGTGATTCTCCTGCGGGACTACGAGGCGTATTCTTACGGGGAGATTGCCGGGATCACGGGGTTGAACGAATCGCAGGTGAAAGTGTACATCTTTCGGGCGAGAGCATTTATGAAAGCCTATATCCGCAGGCCGGATGTGGTTGTTTAA